The following proteins are co-located in the Robbsia betulipollinis genome:
- a CDS encoding murein L,D-transpeptidase catalytic domain family protein gives MRLSYKEAATTFVVGTALGVGLIPMLQTATRAPVLRHGITPAEVLLQGKVAFPQGVPKLTTKPSAMRRFTIPTTMPKSLQVESGLSVSGVPVTVRNPDTQTLGERLESLAPEINPTALRLALRAMQCASKTYGDRERLIVIDYSLPSTARRLWAFNVKRPALLWNEYVLHGSGSGEGLYARSFSNVPDSNKSSLGLFELGQEFNGPFGPAMPLVGLEKGVNSNAVERGLWLHGTDYVNDQRAARGAVSTSEGCAAVQRGVIVPMINSLKSGAYLFSYYPDPKWLSSSGFLNGKLC, from the coding sequence ATGAGACTTTCATACAAAGAAGCCGCAACGACCTTCGTCGTTGGAACGGCACTGGGCGTAGGGCTGATCCCCATGCTTCAAACAGCAACGCGTGCACCGGTACTTCGGCACGGCATCACGCCGGCCGAGGTGTTGCTGCAAGGCAAGGTGGCGTTCCCACAAGGTGTGCCTAAGCTCACCACCAAGCCCTCCGCCATGCGTCGGTTCACGATTCCGACAACAATGCCAAAATCGTTGCAGGTCGAGTCTGGTCTGAGCGTGTCAGGCGTGCCCGTGACGGTACGCAATCCCGACACGCAAACCCTCGGAGAACGGCTAGAAAGCCTCGCACCAGAGATCAATCCCACGGCCCTGCGGTTGGCTTTGCGTGCGATGCAATGTGCAAGCAAGACGTACGGCGATCGGGAGCGCCTAATCGTTATCGACTACTCGTTGCCCAGCACCGCCAGACGCCTGTGGGCGTTCAACGTAAAACGGCCTGCATTGCTGTGGAATGAGTATGTCCTGCACGGGAGCGGTTCCGGCGAGGGCTTGTACGCTCGGTCGTTCTCGAACGTGCCAGATTCCAACAAGTCGTCGCTCGGACTTTTCGAGCTTGGGCAAGAGTTCAACGGTCCGTTCGGGCCGGCCATGCCATTGGTCGGTCTTGAAAAGGGGGTCAACTCCAATGCTGTCGAGCGAGGCCTGTGGCTGCACGGAACAGATTACGTCAACGACCAGCGCGCGGCTCGCGGAGCGGTGAGCACGTCGGAAGGGTGCGCCGCGGTGCAACGTGGGGTGATCGTTCCCATGATCAACAGTCTCAAGTCCGGGGCGTACCTGTTCTCGTATTACCCCGATCCTAAATGGTTGTCGTCGTCAGGTTTCTTGAACGGCAAGCTTTGCTGA